In a single window of the Pseudorca crassidens isolate mPseCra1 chromosome 9, mPseCra1.hap1, whole genome shotgun sequence genome:
- the LTO1 gene encoding protein LTO1 homolog isoform X1, which produces MAGSQDMFDAVVMADDRFHGEGYQEGYEEGSSLGMIEGRRYGTLHGAKIGSEIGCYQGFALAWRCLLHGCTTEKDSKKMKVLESLLGMIQKFPYDDPTYDKLHEDLDRIRGKFKQLCSLLNLQPDFKISAEGSGLSF; this is translated from the exons ATGGCCGGGAGTCAGGACATGTTCGACGCCGTCGTGATGGCGGATGATAG GTTTCACGGGGAAGGTTATCAGGAAGGCTACGAAGAAGGAAGTAGTTTGGGTATGATTGAAGGAAGACGGTATGGCACGTTACATGGAGCTAAAATCGGATCTGAG ATCGGGTGCTACCAAGGTTTTGCTCTTGCCTGGAGATGTCTCCTGCACGGCTGCACCACTGAGAAAGACAG CAAAAAGATGAAGGTCTTAGAATCGCTGCTTGGAATGATTCAGAAATTCCCTTATGATGACCCTACTTATGATAAACTTCATGAAGACCTAGACAGAATTAGAGGGAAATTTAAGCAG CTTTGTTCATTACTAAACCTCCAGCCCGACTTTAAAATTAGTGCAGAAGGTTCCGGACTTTCATTTTGA
- the LTO1 gene encoding protein LTO1 homolog isoform X2, translated as MAGSQDMFDAVVMADDRFHGEGYQEGYEEGSSLGMIEGRRYGTLHGAKIGSEIGCYQGFALAWRCLLHGCTTEKDRTWATAIWKCQSRDAQDSVGDCGVACPLTCPVTECVGVDRIRPSAEGRLGEIFL; from the exons ATGGCCGGGAGTCAGGACATGTTCGACGCCGTCGTGATGGCGGATGATAG GTTTCACGGGGAAGGTTATCAGGAAGGCTACGAAGAAGGAAGTAGTTTGGGTATGATTGAAGGAAGACGGTATGGCACGTTACATGGAGCTAAAATCGGATCTGAG ATCGGGTGCTACCAAGGTTTTGCTCTTGCCTGGAGATGTCTCCTGCACGGCTGCACCACTGAGAAAGACAG AACTTGGGCCACAGCCATATGGAAATGTCAGAGCAGGGATGCTCAAGACAGTGTGGGTGACTGTGGGGTCGCCTGCCCTCTGACCTGTCCCGTCACGGAGTGCGTGGGAGTTGACCGGATTCGTCCATCAGCCGAGGGCCGTCTTGGGGAGATTTTCCTCTGA
- the CCND1 gene encoding G1/S-specific cyclin-D1: MAHQLLCCEMETIRRAYPDANLLNDRVLRAMLKAEETCAPSVSYFKCVQKEILPSMRKIVATWMLEVCEEQKCEEEVFPLAMNYLDRFLSLEPVKKSRLQLLGATCMFVASKMKETIPLTAEKLCIYTDNSIRPDELLQMELVLVNKLKWNLAATTPHDFIEHFLSKMPVVEESKQVIRKHAQTFVALCATDVKFISNPPSMVAAGSVVAAVQGLHLGSANSFLSCHRLTRFLSKVIRCDPDCLRACQEQIEALLESSLRQAQQQNLDPKAAEEGEEEDEADLACTPTDVRDVDI, from the exons ATGGCACACCAGCTCCTGTGCTGCGAGATGGAGACCATCCGCCGGGCGTACCCCGATGCCAACCTCCTCAACGACCGGGTGCTGCGGGCCATGCTCAAGGCGGAGGAGACCTGCGCGCCCTCGGTGTCCTACTTCAAGTGTGTGCAGAAGGAGATCCTGCCGTCCATGCGGAAGATCGTAGCCACCTGGATGCTGGAG GTCTGCGAGGAGCAGAAGTGCGAGGAGGAGGTCTTCCCGCTGGCCATGAACTACCTGGACCGCTTCCTGTCGCTGGAGCCCGTGAAAAAGAGCCGCCTGCAGCTGCTGGGGGCCACCTGCATGTTCGTCGCCTCGAAGATGAAGGAGACCATCCCCCTGACGGCCGAGAAGCTGTGCATCTATACTGACAACTCCATCCGGCCCGACGAGCTGCTG CAAATGGAGCTGGTTTTGGTGAACAAACTCAAGTGGAACTTGGCTGCCACGACCCCGCACGACTTCATTGAACACTTCCTCTCCAAAATGCCGGTGGTCGAAGAGAGCAAACAGGTCATCCGCAAACACGCGCAGACCTTCGTTGCCCTCTGTGCCACAG ATGTGAAGTTCATTTCCAACCCGCCCTCCATGGTGGCTGCCGGGAGCGTGGTGGCCGCGGTGCAAGGCCTCCACCTGGGAAGCGCCAACAGCTTCCTGTCCTGTCACCGCCTGACGCGGTTCCTCTCCAAAGTGATCAGGTGTGACCCG GACTGCCTCCGCGCCTGCCAGGAGCAGATCGAGGCCCTCCTGGAGTCCAGCCTGCGCCAGGCCCAGCAGCAGAACTTGGACCCCAAGGCcgcggaggagggggaggaggaggacgaggcgGACCTGGCCTGCACGCCCACCGACGTGCGCGATGTGGACATTTGA